A region of the candidate division TA06 bacterium genome:
GATGAGAGGAATGATTGGGAAGGCGATGACCCAGGACCGAATTCTCCAATCTGCCCAGATGTGCCAAGAGGTGGGCGTACGTAATCTAAGGCTCTATTTCATGATCGGTCTCCCTTTTGAGACTGACTCCGACGCGGATGCGATAGTTGAACTGGCGACTGGGATTTCCAAAACGTTCAGGCGGAGGATCTCTGTGAGGCTGGGTGCTTTTGTTCCCAAGGCAAATACGCCTTTCCAGTGGCAACCGATTGCTTCTTCTGAGGTGGTAGAAAGGAGAGTCGGGGTTATCAAGAAAGGTCTTTCCTCCGGGAAGAACATACGCGTTTTTGCCAGAAGCGTTAGGGAGGTGGAAGTCCAGGCGATATTCTCAAGGGGAGGTGTAGATGTAGGAACTGCGCTCTACAACTGGTATTCGGGTCGCAACTGGAAAAGGGCGTTCAGGAATGCAGGAGTAAACAGACAACGACTACTTTATGATCGGCTCTCCACCGAGGCACATCTACCGTGGGACTTCATAGATATGTCCTTTCCCAAATCCCTCTTGAAAAGAGAACTCATGAAGGCAGAAAGGGCAGCCTCATAGCTGCCCTCCAGATTATGCTGGCTGAAGAAAACCTTCAGACCTTTTGGAGCTTCTTGGATCTCAAACAACGAGTGCAAACGTAAACCTTCTGAGGTTTGCCTTCGAGCATTATCTTTACCTTCTGCAGGTTCGGTTGCCACATCCTGTGCGTTCTGTTCTTTGCATGGCTCACGTTGTGGCCAAACTGGCCCGCTTTCCCACAAATGGAGCATTTTTTTGCCATCCTTCTCCTCCAGTCTACTTGTTTCTTCTCTGGAGCATGATACCACTCAACCTTCACCTTTTGCAAGGCAAAAGGGAAATTTTCGCTGTGCACCCTTTTCGGTTGACACATATCTCAGTCTTTAATAGACTTGGCACAACACGCTCACATGTGGCTCGGTTCTCTCAGACAACAGACTGAAGAGGAGCATACCTGTGGTTGAAAAGGAGGCTGAACGCAAGCCTTCAGCCCCAATAAAGGGAGTATCTGGTCCTCCCTGGAACATGTTGGAGAATAAGCTGAGAAACAAGACACCTATACTTGTATATCACAAGACTGGTATTAAATTCGACTGGAGCGGGACATGGAATACTGCCTCGCAGTTCAATCTGCATATGAAATATCTCCATGCGATGGGGTATAAGACGTGTGCACTGAAGGAGGCGATTGCAGGCCACCAGTCAAAGAGGCTGGCAATAACTTTTGACGATGCATATGAATCGGTCTATACACTGGCCTACCCCATAATGAAAAAGTTTGGTTTCAGGGGCACAGTTTTCGTGATCACTGGATATGTAGGTAGGAAAAACTCGTGGGATGTGAACCTGGGTTTCAGAAGGTGGGGGCACATGAGTTGGGATCAGATAAGAGAGATGGCAAATGACGGTTTTGAGTTCGGTTCGCATACAGAAAGTCACTCTGACCTTACAAGGCTTGCTCCTGATGTTGCCAGAAGAGAGTTGTCTTCGTCAAAAGCCGCTCTGGAAGCCAATCTGGACAGGCCCTGTCGTTATCTTTCCTATCCTTTTGGAAGGACAAATCCGGCAGTAAAGCACCTGGTTGAAGCGGCCGGATACGAAGCTGCCTTCACCATTGCCGCTGATAAGTATAGAGATGTTATGGAAGTCGGCAGAATGGGTGTGTATGTCACAGATCTTCTCTTTGACTTGAAGGCAAAACTTGGACTCTTTGGCTCCATTATTGGGAACGCGGAGAGGGGTAAAGGAAGGTTCATTAACTTCTTCTCCAACGGCACTACAATCGTGAACAGACTCAGGCGCTCAAAAGGGTGGAAGATGTCGTGAGAATACCAAAAAGGTCGAAGCCTGTAGATTACCTCTTCTTAATCCGCCCCACGCTTCTGGTGCCAGTATGGACACTCCTGCTTATTGGGCACTACAGGGGCCTTTCCTACATTGGCCAGGGGTCATACGGATGGGACCTGGAGAGGTTTTCATTTTCTGTTCAATTCATCTATGTTTTTCTCCTCTATTCCGCACTCATGGGGGGAGTGTATGTACTCAATCAGATAGTGGATAGGGAGACAGACAAAAGGAACGAAAAGCTTTTCCTCCTCTCGGCAGGGATAGTACCACTCTGGCTTGCGGCACTGGAGATGCTTCTTCTTTTTCTTGTTCCTCTGTTTCTGTCTGTTCTCCTTGGAGGTCGAATTTTCCTGCTGATGCTCATCTCGCTTGTGATGGGAGTTCTGTATTCGACTCCACCGTTTCGTATGAAGGGGAGGCCAGTCGCTGATCTTTTGTTCAATGCTCTGGGTTACGGGATGGTCAACTTTCTGGTGGGGTGGGTTGTTGCCGGTTCCCTCAGCAAGGCTGCATTCGCCCACGCAATCCCCTATTGTCTCGCCGTTGGAGGAGTATTCGTCAACACGACCATCCCTGATATTAAAGGAGACAGAGCTGATGGTGCGATCACAACGGGTGTCCTTCTTGGCGAAGTGCGCACGGCCTACCTCGGCCTTGTGCTCATTCTTCTGGCGGGATTGGCTTCGTTGTTTTTGAAGGATATGGTGTGCCTTATCGCAGCATCAGTTGCAGTTCCGTTCTTTGTCCTTGCGGTTGTGAAAAGGAACAGGAGGTGGTACCTCCGTTCATTCAGGATTGGAGCTCCTACATTAGTGGTTGCTGCCGCTATTCTCTTTCCTTATTATGTCCTCCTTCTGCTGTTCACTCTTTTTTCGATGAAGGTTTACTATAGAAAGAGGTTCAATCTGGCTTACCCTTCAATAGTGGATGAGAGGTAGAACTTGAGGACACTTTTTCTCATCTCCATTGCTCTTCTGTTTCTGCCTTCTTTTTCTGATGCAACAGATAACATTAGTTTGAGAGATTACATACTCACGGGTCTTGAATACAGCTACCACGAGAACTACGACAGCGCGAAGGCTTACTTCAAAAGGGCCATAGAGGAAGATCCTGAGGACCCATCCGGGTACTTTTTTCTTTGCGGCCTATATGGTCTTTACATGAGCGATTTCTCCACTGATGAGGTTGAAGGCCTTTTCCTCATAAATCTATTTGATGCGGCAGAGGCGGCAAGAAAGAGAATCCAGGTTGACAGCAATGATGGGTGGGCCCATTTCTATCTTGGTGGTGCCTATGGCTACAGAGCATTGAAGGAGCAGCGTAAAGGGGGTCTATGGGGCGCCCTCGGGCATGCTCTCACAGCAGTGGCTGAGCTGAAGAAGGCGGTCTCATGTGATTCCACCATATACGACGCATACATGGGAATAGGGAGTTACCACTACTTTGTGAACCGCCTCTGGGCTTACATACCATTTTTGGGTAGAGACCCGGATAAGGGAATAAGAGAGATGAAGCTTGCCATTGAGAAAGGAATCTTTGTCAGGGTTCCGGCCCAGGACGGGCTGACTTACATTCTACTCAGGGAAAAAAGGTATGAAAGGGCCCTGAGGCTTGCAAGAGATCTCGTCTCGAGATACCCGAACAGCAGAACCTTTCGCTGGACACTGGGAAAGGTACACCTGGATATGAAAGATTGGGGGAATGCTAGCGGTACCTACCGGACTTTGCTGTCCATGATTGAAACCGGCCAGCCGGGCAGTTATCATAATCTAGCGTACTGCGGAGAAAAGCTTTCCTACTGCCTGTACAGGTTGCATCGATACGAAGATGCTCTCGATATTTGTCTTGAGATGCTTGATGTCTTAGACAATCCAGCCGACAACGAGGCGACTGAGCAGCTAAGAAAAGACCTGGAACGCCTTCGAGAAAAGATTCTAAAGGCTAAGGCCGGGCAATGAGGCATGACTCTCAAAGGGTAGTTCTAGTTATCGCATATTATTTCCCTCCGCTGGCCATGGGTGGCGTTCAGAGGATTACCAAATTCTGCAAGTATCTTCCAGAATACGGCTGGAGACCTGTGGTTCTCACATCTTCTCCCAGAAGTTACTTCGCCCTCGATACCTCTTTCGCGGAGGAGCTGAAGAAGACCACAGCCTTTGAGGCGAAGAGCTTGGTCCCTTTTTCTCTGGGAGTTGGGGAGTCCTTCGAAAATTGGAGAACCAGGCTGAAGCGGATCGCCAGATGGGTTCTCTTTCCTGATGTGAGAGTCCTCTGGGTACCTTACGCAGTGACTGTTGGATTCAAACTTCTTAGGATGTTTCAGGTGGATTGCATACTTGCCACTGCACCACCCTGGAGTTCGCTTCTGGCCGCCAGGCTTTTGAGCCACAGGAGTGGACTCCCCCTGATTGTCGATTTCAGAGACGCCTGGGTAGACGACCCTTTCGCCTCCTACCCCACTTTCTTACACAAGAGACTCAACATGTCTCTTGAGCGATGGGTAGTCTCCGGTGCAGCCAGAGTCATATCCATAAGTGAAGAAATAACTGCTGGTATGCGCAGCAGGTGTAACGGGAATTGGAAGAAATACCGAGTGGTAAACCAGGGATTTGACCCCTCAGATTTTGAACAGGTGGTGGAGCGAGGGGAGCGGTTCACTGTATGCTACACAGGGAGTCTTATCAGAACAAGGAAACCCGATGATCTCTTCGTGGCTGTATCTCAACTGATAAGGGACGGTGTTCTTGATCCCAAACAGGTCGAAGTGGACATTGTAGGATTTTGTCCCTCGACCTTTGTTGAGGCCGCCCGAGCCCTGGGCCTTGAAGACGTCGTCAGATTCAGAGGTTATCTTCCCCACGCCGCTTCTGTGCGCCGTCTGTTGGGGGCAGATATTCTCTGGCTGTACATAGCCGAATCGGAGGGGAAGACAATTCTGACGGGCAAGCTTTTTGAATATCTTGGTTCGGGGAAGAGGATTGTAGCATCTGTGCCAGAGGATGGAGCTGCCGCGTCAGTGATTCGGGCTCTTGGCGCGGGCGTTGTGGTGCGGCCAGGAGATATAGAAGGATTGAAACAGGTTCTTGCAGAGTCCCACGAGAAGTGGCAGCGCGGAATCGAGGCCAAAATGCCATCAGAAAGGCTCAAGAATTATGATAGGCGCCTGCTTGCAGGGGAACTGGCAGAGATTCTGAATGAGGCCTGCCGGCGCCGTTAGAGGCTTTCTGATTCTCACCATCCGTAAGTCCGGGATCGATTCGGTTTCTCTGGAACTTTTGATTCACCATTTCGTCAAGAGATGCGAGGGGAAATGGGGAACACAGATGCCGAAAGTGTAAGTGATCTTGAACTCTTCGAAAAGACATCTGATGGAGACGAGGATGCTTTTGTACAGATTGTCCACAGGTATGAGGATCGGCTCTACGGTTTTCTTCGGAGGATGGTTTCCGACAGCAGTGACGCAGAAGACCTGCTCCAGCAGACGTTTCTCAGGGTATACAAAAAGAGCCTTGATCACTGCCGAATCAACAGCTTCTCTTCCTGGATATTCACCGTTGCGGCGAACCTGGCAAGAGATGAGTTGCGGAGAAGAGCCCGAATTGGCAGAAGGACATTCACTTTGGATGATGGGTATGCCGAAACGATCGCAGACAAGAAGGCTGTAACGGTTGAAAAAGTGGCTTACTCTGAGCTGAGGGAAAGGGTTGACTGGGCGGTTGGGTGCTTGAATGAGACGTACAGGGCGGTTTTCGTTCTAAGGGACATTGAGGGTATGTCCTATGAAGAGATAGCGATGGTATTGAAGATAAGGATTGGAACCGTGAAATCAAGACTGAACAGGGCAAGGCTGAAGCTTCGGGTTCTCCTTGCACCTTACATCAAGGAGGAATCTGCCGATGACATGTAATAAATGTATGTCTCTCTATACAGCATACAAAGATGGAGAACTGTCGGCAAAGCGCAGGAGCGAAGTTAAAGAGCACATTCGTATGTGTGAAGCCTGCAGGTCAACATACTCCACGATCGACCAGATACTGGATACATCTGCATCGCTTCCGAGCTTCGAGGCCGCAGAAGATTTTGTGGGAAGGCTCCTTTCTAAGATACGCTCGTCTGAGCAGGTCCTTCCTGCGCCCGCTTCCAGATTGAGGTGGCTCGTTCCAAGACTAGCCTACGGCGCTCTGGTGATGGTTCTTGCCGCAGTGATCAGTTTCGGGGTTTTCTATGTGAGTGGCAGAAAAGGCACGGCCCCTGTGGTCGAACTCATCCCAAAAGAACGTGTGTATTCACTTGGGCCCGAACCAAGAACGTCTGAGATTGTGGTTGACGAGCCGGACTATTCGCTTGGTCATGAGGCTGGGCCTGAGGACGTGATCTATCTGCTGCCCTCACATTCCACCAATGCCAGACTGGCCAGCTACTAAAAGGAGGATCAAGATGAGACTCTGTTTGAATGTACTCGTGGCCTTGTTGGTTTTGACGCTGGCGATCCCACTCACCTCGGCAGGTTCCATATCCTCACTCCAGGCTGAGATATCCAGACTCTTCGAGCAGGTGAAGCCGTCGGTGCCCACCGTGGTTTACACAATGGGGCATAAAGAACTCATCAGCACCGGAATAGTCATTAATAGTGGAGGGTATATACTCACCACCAAGGACTTTTCAGGGAAGCCAGGTTCTATTGAGGTTCAGTTCCCGAACAAGAAGCGGAAAGCGAAACTGATTGGTTATGACAGAGGATCAAAGCTTGCGGTCCTGAAGGTGGAAGGAGCTGGACTTGTTCCCGTAAGAATTGGAAACTCAGACAAGGTGAAGCCAACGACCTGGGTGATGATTGTCGGAAACAGCCTGGGTATCTCGCCCTCAGTGTCGATTGGCCTGATAAGTGGGAGAAGGGCAAAGGACGACATGCTTCAGATAAGCGCGAGCATAAGCCCTGGCAACAGCGGGGCTGGGGTGTTCAATTCTGATGGAGAACTGATTGGTATTGTATCGGCCGCACTCACAAGACCACTCTATATCTCGGTGGGAGGGGGTAAAGTCAAGACGGAGATTAATCTCCTGAGCAGGGGTGAACTTCCGGTCGGTGGATATGGTCTGTTGACCCCCATTAACCGGGCAAGAAAATCGATGCGAGATATTATCGAGCATGGGACTACCAGCTACGGGTGGCTTGGGGTGATGCTTCAGAAGCTCGACGAAACGCTGAAGTCAGCCCTGGGCGTTGACCGAGGTGCTCTGGTTACCAACGTCGTCGAGGACAGCCCAGCAGAAAAGGGTGGTTTTAAAGAAGGTGATGTTATCATCACTTACGGCAAAAAGGCCGTTAAGGATGTGCAGTATCTCGTCAAGATAGTGAAAGCGACGAAGCCCGGAACTGCAGTCAAAATTGTAGTATCAAGAAAGGGAAAGAAGAAGACTCTCAAAGTCAAGCTGGGCGAAAGACCCGAGAAGGATGTGCTGCTCAACCCCTGGCAGATCTCTATTCCTCAATTGTTGAAAGAGTTCGACAGGAAGACTCTGGATAGTCAGGTAGAGAACCTGAAAAAGGAGATAGAAAAGCTGAAGGAGGAAGTGAAGAAACTGAAAAAAGGCCGTGGTTTGTAGTTCTTCCCATCTACTTTTACCGGCACAAGAAGGGAGGCCATTTCGGCCTCCCTATCTTCTT
Encoded here:
- a CDS encoding glycosyltransferase, with protein sequence MRHDSQRVVLVIAYYFPPLAMGGVQRITKFCKYLPEYGWRPVVLTSSPRSYFALDTSFAEELKKTTAFEAKSLVPFSLGVGESFENWRTRLKRIARWVLFPDVRVLWVPYAVTVGFKLLRMFQVDCILATAPPWSSLLAARLLSHRSGLPLIVDFRDAWVDDPFASYPTFLHKRLNMSLERWVVSGAARVISISEEITAGMRSRCNGNWKKYRVVNQGFDPSDFEQVVERGERFTVCYTGSLIRTRKPDDLFVAVSQLIRDGVLDPKQVEVDIVGFCPSTFVEAARALGLEDVVRFRGYLPHAASVRRLLGADILWLYIAESEGKTILTGKLFEYLGSGKRIVASVPEDGAAASVIRALGAGVVVRPGDIEGLKQVLAESHEKWQRGIEAKMPSERLKNYDRRLLAGELAEILNEACRRR
- a CDS encoding PDZ domain-containing protein, with amino-acid sequence MPDWPATKRRIKMRLCLNVLVALLVLTLAIPLTSAGSISSLQAEISRLFEQVKPSVPTVVYTMGHKELISTGIVINSGGYILTTKDFSGKPGSIEVQFPNKKRKAKLIGYDRGSKLAVLKVEGAGLVPVRIGNSDKVKPTTWVMIVGNSLGISPSVSIGLISGRRAKDDMLQISASISPGNSGAGVFNSDGELIGIVSAALTRPLYISVGGGKVKTEINLLSRGELPVGGYGLLTPINRARKSMRDIIEHGTTSYGWLGVMLQKLDETLKSALGVDRGALVTNVVEDSPAEKGGFKEGDVIITYGKKAVKDVQYLVKIVKATKPGTAVKIVVSRKGKKKTLKVKLGERPEKDVLLNPWQISIPQLLKEFDRKTLDSQVENLKKEIEKLKEEVKKLKKGRGL
- a CDS encoding 50S ribosomal protein L28, with translation MAKKCSICGKAGQFGHNVSHAKNRTHRMWQPNLQKVKIMLEGKPQKVYVCTRCLRSKKLQKV
- a CDS encoding tetratricopeptide repeat protein, which translates into the protein MRTLFLISIALLFLPSFSDATDNISLRDYILTGLEYSYHENYDSAKAYFKRAIEEDPEDPSGYFFLCGLYGLYMSDFSTDEVEGLFLINLFDAAEAARKRIQVDSNDGWAHFYLGGAYGYRALKEQRKGGLWGALGHALTAVAELKKAVSCDSTIYDAYMGIGSYHYFVNRLWAYIPFLGRDPDKGIREMKLAIEKGIFVRVPAQDGLTYILLREKRYERALRLARDLVSRYPNSRTFRWTLGKVHLDMKDWGNASGTYRTLLSMIETGQPGSYHNLAYCGEKLSYCLYRLHRYEDALDICLEMLDVLDNPADNEATEQLRKDLERLREKILKAKAGQ
- a CDS encoding sigma-70 family RNA polymerase sigma factor, whose amino-acid sequence is MRGEMGNTDAESVSDLELFEKTSDGDEDAFVQIVHRYEDRLYGFLRRMVSDSSDAEDLLQQTFLRVYKKSLDHCRINSFSSWIFTVAANLARDELRRRARIGRRTFTLDDGYAETIADKKAVTVEKVAYSELRERVDWAVGCLNETYRAVFVLRDIEGMSYEEIAMVLKIRIGTVKSRLNRARLKLRVLLAPYIKEESADDM
- a CDS encoding polysaccharide deacetylase family protein, giving the protein MVEKEAERKPSAPIKGVSGPPWNMLENKLRNKTPILVYHKTGIKFDWSGTWNTASQFNLHMKYLHAMGYKTCALKEAIAGHQSKRLAITFDDAYESVYTLAYPIMKKFGFRGTVFVITGYVGRKNSWDVNLGFRRWGHMSWDQIREMANDGFEFGSHTESHSDLTRLAPDVARRELSSSKAALEANLDRPCRYLSYPFGRTNPAVKHLVEAAGYEAAFTIAADKYRDVMEVGRMGVYVTDLLFDLKAKLGLFGSIIGNAERGKGRFINFFSNGTTIVNRLRRSKGWKMS